The following DNA comes from Sorex araneus isolate mSorAra2 chromosome 5, mSorAra2.pri, whole genome shotgun sequence.
CCTTGCTGTGTGTGGAGAGCCTCACCTGCACTAGAGACTAACCGTAGCACCCCGGAAACCGAGACCTGGTTAACCCCTGCCTCCCCGCTGCGGCCCGGCCTGAAACTCACTTTCTGATCCCTGGAGGCTGGGAGAAGTGCTTTATGAAAAACCAAACTGAGAGCTTCTCAATTTGTGGTCAGAGACACGACTCGGAGCAAGTCGCacgtcgggggcggggggaggtggcaTTGGAAATACCCACCGACATCCAGGAATAGcgtcaccccctcccaccccagagcAGACGCTGACTGGGGGGCTTCACTCCACGGAGGGGCTGGCCTGGCTCGCCGTcaccggtggggggggggaagggcaggagcTGGTGCCCAAGGCTGGCGTCCTGTCCTGCGTCAGTGCAGCTTGATCCCGGCTGTGATGggtctggggggggagggggatggacgTGGACAGGGAGGTGTGCCCGTGTGTCCAGGGCAGAAGGAAGCTGGTCCCCGAGGTTGGCCCAAGAGGTCCAGAGGCCAGCCCCCAGATCGCCGGCCACCCCTGGGGGTCCCGCAGAGGGGCTGTACAGAGCGTGAAGGGGAAGGGGCCCCGCAGGCAGCAGCCCCAGGCACTGAAGCtcgtctctgtctttctctccccgtgctgccctgggcctgggccaTTTCAGACCAGCCTCAGGTAAGACGGGGCTGGCCGTCGCAGGGGTGAAGGGGAgaggccggggcgcgggggggcaggggcgggaggagggggccgaGGACACCCCACGCACCCCCGGGGCCTGCGctgacccccgccctccccgcagcTCTACACCCTCGTCCTGAcgggccccggccccccggcgCCCCGGCCCGCGCAGATCTCCCGCCGCTACTCGGACTTCGAGCGGCTGCACCGGGACCTGCAGCGTCAGTTCCGGGGCCCCATGGCCGCCCTGTCCTTCCCCCGGAAGCGCCTGCGCCGCAACTTCACCGCCGAGACCATCGCCCGCCGCAGCCGGGCCTTCGAGCAGTTCCTGGGCCACCTGCAGGCCGTGCCCGAGCTGCGCCACGCCCCGGCCCTGCACGACTTCTTCGTGCTGCCCGAGCTGCGGCGGGCGCAGGGCCTCACCTGCACCGGCCTCTACCGAGAGGCCCTGGCGCTCTGGGCCAACGCCTGGCAGCTGCAGGGCCAGCTGGGCACCTCCTCGGGCCCCGACCGGCCGCTGCTGACCCTggccgggctggccgtgtgccaCCAGGAGCTGGAGGACCCCGGGGAGGCCCGGGCGTGCTGCGAGAGGGCCTTGCAGCTGCTGGGGGCCGagggccccccgcaccccctgctGGCCCCCTTCCTGGAAGCGCACGTCCGACTCTCCTGGCACCTGGGCCTGGACAAGCGCGAGTCGGAGGCCCGGCTCCAGGCGCTGCAGGAGGCCGGCCTGACCTCCACGCCACCGCCCAGTCTCAAGGAACTGCTCATCAAGGAGGTACTGGACTAGCCGTGTGGCCCGCTGAGGGGGCGGAGAGGAGACGCGCAGCAGCAGCCCGGAGGccggagggggtgctgggaaccccCCACCCGGGAGCCCCGTGGAGATTCTGTAGCGGAATGAATGAAAAATCCGCTGCTTCTCGGTTGAGCCGAGGCCAGGACCGGGCGGGACAGTGCGGGAAGGGAGCTGGACTCAGGCCTGTCCAGGGCTGCCGGGCGGAAGGGCCAGGACCCCTGCCTCTGGAGTTCCCCCCACCCAGGTTGCCGGTGGGCGGGGGGCGCTGAGTTTGGCCCCAGGGGATTAAAGGCAGCGGCTCTAGTGGTCTCTGGCTCTTTATTGGAATGTGAGGGACAGAGGCGCGGCCCCGGAGTGGGCCTGAGGGAGGTTCCCCCGAGGCCCAGGCCACACGGGTCCCTCTGCTACAGCTTGCTCTCGGAGATCCTGGGCTCCACGCGGATCACACCCTCCTGGGCGCAGGATACGGCCAGGACGCCGTCCCGACGCCACAGCCGTCCCTGGACCAGCCCCCGGCAGCCACCTGTGAACAAGAAGGTTGAAAGGGGCCTTCTCAGCCCTTCTCCGGGTGCTTGCTGGCCAGGCCGaatccccagcgccccccccaaCCACACGCCGCCCAGGGTGCTGTGGTTGCAGGAGGCCCTTCCTGGCCAGCGATGGCAGATCACGGGGTCACTCCTTCCAGGGGATCCCCTCTGGGCAGAAACATTCCACATACGTCACGGGTTCCTCAAATGGCCGGGGGGAGTCTGAGCGCTGGGCCCCGCCCTGGCCACTGGGGCTGTGAAACCCACCAGTTCcccctttatttgtttttatttattttttgcttttttggttcacacccggctatgctaggggttactcctggctcagcactcaggaattactcctggcggtgcttgggggaccctatgggatgctgggaatcgaacccaggtcggccacgtacaaggcaaacgccctacccgctgtgctattactccagccccccagttccgcccttaaataaaaaatcaagcaGGACCCCAGGTTGACCACACCTGGACGTGGCCTCCCCTGCGAGCTGCCCACCTGCAgcagagcaggccctgagcatccttggatatggccccaaacaaaacaaaaaacgttTTTTGGGGATCTCCTGAAGTCGCCCAACACCCACAGTCCGTGTCTTTGGGGGGTGGAACTTGAGAATCTTGAAAAACTTCCCCCCAGTGGCCATCTGGCAGGCCACAGGGTTTGGGTAATACTCGATAAGGCAGCCCTGCTGCgtgctggagtgagagcacagaggggagggccttTACTTTGCACGCATCTGCcctggctcgatccctggcatcccacggtcccccgagcaccaccaggagtaattcctgagcatcactgggtctgataaaaaaaaaaaaatccaaaaaaaagaaaagtcgcCCTGTTTGTGGAGACCAGTGTTCCTCCAAGTGGGAGATGCCACTTATCCTGGGGCCTCTGAAAAGGGGGACACAGTAAATCGCCTCAGGTGCAATCAGTACTTTCTGCCCACTTAAAAAGGTGGGCTTCTAGGGGTTacagtgatagcgcagcaggaaAGGTGCTGCCTTCTAGTTGGCCAAGCCTATTCAATCCCTCGAACcctgtatgattccctgagcactacagcaggtagcgcgtttgccttgcacgctgccgactgggttcgattcccagcatcccatatggtcccctgagcaccgccaggagtaattcctgagtgcagagccaggagtgactcctgagcatcgctgggtgtgacccaaaaagcaaaaaaaaaaaaaaaaaaaggtagattttCAGGGGAGAGGGGCACCAATCCCTCCCTAAAACGTGGGCTGGGCCCCCCCATTTGGAAACCTCTGGTTTAGCTGGGGAGACGGGCTGGAGGAGAGCTGGACTTCCCCAAGACCCAGACTCTGAATCAGTGCTTCAGGGGGGTCGGAGACGTCATTCACAAGCAGagcctagggggctggagcgatagcacagcggggagggtgtttgccttgcgcgaggccgacccgggttcgaatcccagcatcccatagggtcccccgagcaccaccaggggtgattcctgagtgcagagccaggagtaacccctgtgcatcgtcgggtgtgaccccaaaaaggaaaaaaacaaaaccccacaagcAGAGCCTAGTGGCCCAGAATCCAGCCTTGGAGCGACagctctcagcagtgctcggggcggcTCCGCGTCTCACCCCCAGCACAAGCCACTGCGGACTGTGCAGCCACTGAAGTGTGACGCCCGCCCCGCAGCCGACAGCCACAGCCCGATGCATGGACGCCCAGGTGGGGGAGGACAACGGGATGAGTGAGTGAGCGGGGTGCCAGAGAGGGAGtggcagcagggaggacacttgccttgcatgccaccaacccaggtgcgacccctggcaccccacaaggccctcagagccccccccaggagtgatccctgagcactgctcggtgccACCCACAGAAATGCGCGGGGAGCAGGTCTCTTGTCCTCGAGCTCTGTTCTGTCACCGAAGACACAAGGATGGAGGGCAGCCGGGAGTGTGGTGCCCCTCGGGAAGAGAGGGTGGGTGGCATCACCCAAGAAAGCAAGCCCCCCCTCCCATGCCCGGGACCACCTacacccaccagccccaccccaatGCCCAGGGTGCCCACACTcaccagcccccccccagcccagtgcccgggaccacccacacccaccagccccccccccagcccggtGCCCGGGGTGCCCACACTCACCAGTCCAGGGGCTCTCGCACTCGTACAGCATCCAGTGGTCGGCCCGGAAGGGGGCGTGGAACCACATGGAGTGGTCCAGGGAGGCCATGAAGTGCACGTTGTAGTGGGCATCGTGGGGCAGCAGCGCGGTGCCCAGGAAGGCGTAGTCGGAGATGTAGGCGGCCACGCAGCAGTGCATCTTGATGTCCCCGTCCCCTGCCGCGGGGCCCAGACCCGTCAGCTCCGGGTGCCTGCTCGAGGCGCGGGACCCGcgggggagaggggccgggggcACAGATGTGCCGGGCAGGACCAGTCACTGCCCCTGCGGAGAGCACTGGGCCCCAGCTGCGTGCCCGAGCCTTCCCTCTCAGTGGCTGCCCCTCGGGgtccagggaagggaagggttccGGGGGGGCTTTGCCTCTCCGCTTGCAGGACGGGCGTCTCCCCAGTGAGAAGCCGAACCAACTCGGAACCTCTGAGAAAGAGGGTCCCGGCCCCGGGTTCAAGGCCAGCACTGCGGAGAGTgaccccccgaccccaccccaccgccaAGTACCCCGAGACCAAAAGGGAAGCATGCGACAGGTGCCGAGAGGCGGGAAGTGACTCCGAACGGCTGGAGAGCCAGGCCCCCGGGAAGTCGCCTTTCAGCCCTGGGCGTCCTCTTACCGATGTGGCCCTGGGCACGCACCCAGAACATCTGTTTGGGCGCCAGGTCCTGCAGCTGTCTCAGCGCGGGGGGGCTGACCACCCGGATCTCAATGGGCACCTCCTGAGCTGCCATTCGGTTCAAGCCCACGCGGTACTTCTCTTGGTTAGGGTCCCTGAAAGTCAAGGCGGGGGGGAAACGGAGGTCTCAGTTCCTGCCCCCGACAGATGCTCCTCTCTGGAGAGAGCCAGGGTCTCGGGAAATGTCTTCTTGTTCAACGGTCTCTGTGGGCTTCTGGGTTTGGgttgtttctggtttttatttatttttattttctttggtcttGGGGAcacgcccggtggtgctcagggcgggcTCCTCAGGTCAGCCACACGGAAGGCAAACTCCCCCCTGGCTCAGTGTGAGGGCTGCCATTATTCACGGACTCGGGTCCCAGAAAGAGGAGCCTGGGAGGTGGCTGGAGTGGGAGCGAGGggaagagcacttgctttgcatgtgtgagaccccaggttcgagccctggtgcccctccctcccaccccgcaaaaaaaatcacttccagggctggagtgatagcatagcgggtagggcgtttgccttgtatgcggctgacccgggttcaaatcccagcatcccatatggtcccctgagcaccgccaggagtaattcctgagtcagagccaggagtaacccctgtgtatcgccgggtatgacccaaaaagcaaaaaaaaaaaaaaaatcacttccaaGTTAAATTAGGATGTACTGTACAGTCTCCG
Coding sequences within:
- the SNX21 gene encoding sorting nexin-21, with protein sequence MASRLLHRLRHVLAGDGPGEAAAAAAAAGAPEAEQFPESSELEDDDAEGLSSRLSGTLSFTSAEDEDDEDDGDDEEAGPEPLAAGDGAAGEDADHNPPPEGQRGGQLLARQWQGFWKKSRNTLVPQRLLFEVTSATVVKDPPSKYVLYTLVLTGPGPPAPRPAQISRRYSDFERLHRDLQRQFRGPMAALSFPRKRLRRNFTAETIARRSRAFEQFLGHLQAVPELRHAPALHDFFVLPELRRAQGLTCTGLYREALALWANAWQLQGQLGTSSGPDRPLLTLAGLAVCHQELEDPGEARACCERALQLLGAEGPPHPLLAPFLEAHVRLSWHLGLDKRESEARLQALQEAGLTSTPPPSLKELLIKEVLD